Proteins from a genomic interval of Streptomyces fodineus:
- a CDS encoding response regulator transcription factor yields MNEMPRDHRPGKSIRVLLAEDQGMMRGALALLLGMEEDIEVVSQLASGDGIVDAVLTHRPDVALLDIELPGISGLDAAAALHEQAPDCRVLILTTFGRPGYLRRAMEAGAAGFLVKDGPVEELAAAIRRVLTGETVVDPALAAAALSAGPSPLTAREGEVLKASVDGATVADIAGKLHLSESTVRNYLSSAIGKTGTRNRAEAVREARQQGWL; encoded by the coding sequence ATGAACGAGATGCCCCGGGACCATCGGCCCGGCAAGTCCATTCGGGTGCTGCTCGCCGAGGATCAGGGCATGATGCGGGGTGCGCTCGCGCTGCTGCTCGGTATGGAGGAGGACATCGAGGTGGTGTCCCAGCTGGCGTCGGGCGACGGCATCGTGGACGCCGTGCTCACCCACCGGCCGGACGTGGCCCTGCTGGACATCGAGCTGCCGGGCATCAGCGGGCTGGACGCGGCGGCGGCGTTGCACGAGCAGGCGCCCGACTGCCGGGTGCTGATCCTCACCACCTTCGGCCGGCCCGGCTATCTGCGGCGGGCCATGGAGGCCGGGGCGGCCGGGTTCCTCGTCAAGGACGGGCCCGTGGAGGAACTGGCCGCGGCGATCCGGCGCGTGCTCACCGGGGAGACCGTCGTCGACCCGGCGCTGGCCGCCGCCGCGCTCAGCGCCGGACCCAGCCCGCTGACGGCCCGTGAGGGCGAGGTGCTGAAGGCGTCGGTGGACGGGGCGACGGTCGCCGACATCGCCGGCAAGCTGCATCTGTCCGAGTCCACCGTCCGCAACTACCTGTCCTCGGCCATCGGCAAGACGGGCACCCGCAACCGCGCGGAGGCGGTACGGGAGGCCCGGCAGCAGGGCTGGCTGTGA
- a CDS encoding alpha-L-arabinofuranosidase B yields the protein MLLRSPHIRPRGVSGAALSVLAVCATLAALLLGVGAPQAAAASSLPCDIYAAAGTPCVAAHSLVRALYSSYNGPLYQVQRASDGATRNIGLPAAGGYANAAAQDSFCSGTTCIITKIYDQSSRHNDLTIEGAGGAGAADVGAPADALPVTVGGHQVYGLEISAGMGYRDDSTSGIATDGGAEGMYMVTSGTHVNNRCCFDYGNAETNNKDTGNGHMDAINFGTECWFSPCYGQGPWVQADLENGLFQSDAGHSKNTSDTGTGPLPFVTALLKNNGQNHFALKWGNAQSGGLTTTYSGGEPTTSGYSPMHQEGAIVLGTGGDNSNGSIGSFFEGVMTSGIPTDAADNAVQADIVSVGYGGATGSTGTLGPGSEISLRATTSCCTGDYVRHQNNAGVVSAITSGSSSLDKNDATWIVRRGLADSSCVSFESRNYPGDYLRHSDFRLYREPMDGTALFRSDATFCPQTGKSGTGTSFASYNYPTRYLRHYNHNLYIASDGGSNDFDSGNSWTADVSWAVSSPWAP from the coding sequence GTGCTCCTGAGATCCCCCCACATCCGCCCCCGCGGGGTGAGCGGCGCCGCCCTGTCCGTCCTCGCCGTCTGTGCCACCCTGGCCGCGCTGCTCCTCGGCGTCGGCGCGCCCCAGGCCGCCGCCGCGAGCTCGCTGCCCTGTGACATCTACGCCGCCGCGGGCACCCCCTGCGTCGCCGCGCACAGCCTGGTCCGGGCGCTGTACTCCTCGTACAACGGCCCGCTCTACCAGGTGCAGCGGGCCTCGGACGGCGCCACGAGGAACATCGGGCTGCCGGCCGCCGGCGGATACGCGAACGCGGCCGCCCAGGACTCCTTCTGTTCCGGCACGACCTGCATCATCACCAAGATCTACGACCAGTCCTCGCGCCACAACGACCTCACGATCGAGGGTGCGGGCGGCGCCGGGGCGGCCGATGTGGGAGCGCCCGCCGACGCGCTGCCGGTGACCGTCGGCGGCCACCAGGTCTACGGCCTGGAGATCTCCGCCGGCATGGGCTACCGGGACGATTCGACCTCCGGCATCGCCACCGACGGCGGCGCCGAGGGGATGTACATGGTGACCTCCGGTACCCATGTCAACAACCGCTGCTGCTTCGACTACGGCAATGCCGAGACCAACAACAAGGACACCGGCAACGGGCACATGGACGCCATCAACTTCGGCACCGAGTGCTGGTTCTCGCCCTGCTACGGACAGGGCCCCTGGGTGCAGGCCGACCTGGAGAACGGGCTGTTCCAGTCCGACGCCGGACACAGCAAGAACACCTCCGACACCGGCACCGGGCCGCTGCCGTTCGTGACCGCGCTGCTCAAGAACAACGGCCAGAACCATTTCGCGCTCAAATGGGGAAATGCCCAATCCGGCGGGCTGACCACGACCTATTCCGGCGGTGAGCCGACCACCAGCGGATACTCGCCCATGCACCAGGAGGGCGCGATCGTCCTCGGCACCGGCGGCGACAACAGCAACGGCTCCATCGGCTCCTTCTTCGAGGGCGTCATGACCTCCGGCATCCCGACGGACGCCGCCGACAACGCCGTACAGGCCGACATCGTCTCCGTCGGCTACGGCGGCGCGACCGGCAGCACCGGCACGCTCGGTCCCGGCTCGGAGATCTCGCTGCGCGCCACCACCTCCTGCTGCACCGGCGACTACGTCCGTCACCAGAACAACGCCGGCGTCGTCTCCGCCATCACCTCCGGCAGCTCCAGCCTGGACAAGAACGACGCCACCTGGATCGTGCGCCGGGGGCTCGCCGACAGCTCGTGCGTGTCGTTCGAGTCGCGCAACTACCCCGGCGACTATCTGCGCCATTCCGACTTCAGGCTCTACCGCGAGCCCATGGACGGCACCGCCCTGTTCAGGTCCGACGCCACCTTCTGCCCGCAGACCGGCAAGAGCGGCACCGGCACCTCGTTCGCCTCGTACAACTACCCGACGCGGTACTTGCGCCACTACAACCACAACCTGTACATAGCGAGCGACGGCGGGTCCAACGACTTCGACAGCGGCAACTCCTGGACCGCCGACGTCAGCTGGGCGGTCAGCTCGCCCTGGGCGCCGTAG